The window GCCGAGGCGGACGCCGCGCAGGCCGAGCATCGGGTTCTGCTCGTGCAGCTTGTGCACCGCCTGGAGCAGTCGCAGGTCGTTCTCGTTCGGGTCCTTGCGGGCCTCGGCGAGGGCGACGCGCACCGAGAGCTCGGTGATGTCCGGCAGGAACTCGTGCAGCGGCGGGTCGAGCAGGCGGACGGTGACGGGCAGCCCGTCCATCGCCTGGAAGAGCTCCAGGAAGTCGCCCTTCTGCAGCGGCAGCAGGGTGGAGAGCGCGGTCTCGCGGTCCTTGTCGTTGTCCGCCAGGATCAGGTGCTCGACCTCCTTGCGGCGCTCCTCGCCGAGGAACATGTGCTCGGTGCGGCAGAGGCCGATGCCCTGGGCGCCGTAGCGACGGGCGCGGCCGCCGTCCTCGGAGTTGTCGGCGTTGGCCCGCACGGCCAGCCGGCGGCGGCCGTCGGCGTGCGACATCAGCCGGTGCACGGCCTGGACGAGACCGCCCTGGACGTCGGCGCCGGCGTGCAGGGTGCCCTCGAAGTACTCGACCACCGGGGACGGCAGGACGGGTACCTCGCCCAGGTAGACCTTGCCGCTCGCACCGTCGATGGAGACGATGTCGCCCTCTTCCAGCACCAGGCCGTCGGAGGTGGTCATCCGGCGGCGCTTGGTGTCGACCTCCAGCTCCTCGGCACCGCAGACACAGGTCTTGCCCATGCCGCGGGCGACGACGGCGGCGTGCGAGGTCTTGCCGCCGCGCGAGGTGAGGATGCCCTCGGCGGCGATCATGCCGTCCAGGTCGTCCGGGTTGGTCTCGCGGCGGACCAGGATGACCTTCTCGCCGGACCGGGACCACTTGACGGCGGTGTAGGAGTCGAAGACCACCTTGCCGATCGCGGCGCCGGGCGAGGCGGCCAGGCCCCAGGCGATCTGCTTGGACTCGGCGTTCGGCGCGAAGCGCGGGAACATCAGCTGGGAGAGCTGACCGCCGGTGACCCGCATCAGGGCCTCGTCCAGGTCGATCAGGCCCTGGTCGACCAGTTGGACGGCGATCCGGAAGGCGGCGGCGGCGGTGCGCTTGCCGACCCGGGTCTGGAGCATCCAGAGCTTGCCGCGCTCGATGGTGAACTCGATGTCGCAGAGGTCGCGGTAGTGGTTCTCGAGCTTCTGCATGATCGTCATCAGCTCGTCGTACGACCTCTTGTCGAGCTGTTCGAGATCGGCGAGCGGCAGGGTGTTGCGGATGCCGGCGACGACGTCCTCGCCCTGGGCGTTGGAGAGGTAGTCGCCGTAGACGCCGACGGCGCCCGTGGAGGGGTCGCGGGTGAAGGCGACACCGGTGCCGGAGTCCTCGCCGAGGTTGCCGAACACCATGGAACAGACGTTGACGGCGGTGCCCAGGTCGTTCGGGATGCGCTCCTGGCGGCGGTAGAGCCGCGCGCGGTCGCCGTTCCAGGAGTGGAAGACGGCGTGGATGGCGAGGTCCATCTGCTCGCGCGGGTCCTGCGGGAAGGCCCGGCCGGTCTCGCGCTGGACGATGCCCTTGAACACCTCGACCAGTTCCTGGAGGTCGGAAGCGTCCAGGTCCAGGTCGTTGACGGTGCCCTTGGCGTGCTTGGCCTCGTCCAGGGCCTCCTCGAACAGCTCGCCGTCGACGCCCAGCACGGTCTTGCCGAACATCTGGACCAGGCGGCGGTAGGAGTCCCAGGCGAAGCGCTCGTTGCCGGACTGCGCGACCAGACCGACCACCGAGGTGTCGGAGAGGCCGATGTTCAGGACGGTGTCCATCATGCCGGGCATGGAGAACTTGGCCCCGGACCGGACCGAGACCAGCAGCGGGTCGTCGGCCTGGCCGAGCTGCTTGCCCATCTCCTGCTCAAGGGCGTCCAGGTGGGCGCTGATCTCCTTGTGGAGGGAGGCGGGCTCGCTGCCGGTCTCCAGGAAGACCTTGCAGGCCTCGGTGGTGATGGTGAACCCCGGAGGGACGGGGAGGCCCAGGTTGGTCATCTCGGCCAGGTTCGCGCCCTTGCCGCCGAGAAGATCCTTGAGGTCCTTGTTTCCTTCGGTGAAGGAGTAAACAAACTTCTGCTGGGACGGCACGGGTCGGTCTCCTCGCACACGGTTGCCCTGACGCCGGAGAACATACCCATTTCGAAGGCGCTTCTGCGCCGCCAATAGGCCGTATGAGGCCGGTACCCAGTGGTAACCCAACAGATCGAATGCACGTAAAGGCGTTCACCTCTGTTGGTGAAATCGTCCGGATGACGCGAGCATTCCTTCAAGTCTTGAACTCAAGGAAACAGGAAGATCACACGAGGGGGACGCAGGGTAGCGGTCGGCGGTCCAGCGTGTTGCCCCGGCTTGATTTCCTGCACCCCGAGCACCCGATCCCGCGCCACCCCCTTCGGGAAGCGATTCCCTGCCGACCTGTCCATTTCGTCACCTGAAGGGCCGTCAGTCGCCACCGTATGTGGCAAGCGTCACGGACGCATCTCGCCCGTCGGGCGTAGGTCTCCTCCGCCGATCGTCGCACTGCGTCCGGATTCGTGCTCTTTCCGTGATACTCGTACACCGAAAAGGAGCCCTCTTGTCCAGATGGGACAAGAGGGCTGGGCCGCGGTGGCGAGGGGTCGCCGAGCGCCATTTTTGCCTAAGCGGCCAGATCAACCGCCAGAGGTGTCCGATTCGGCGTCTGCACTGGGAAGAGCGCAGTCATACGGATCGTCCAACCAGCCTTCCGGCAGAACCACCCGGTTGTTGCCGCTCGTCCGCCCGCGCGGCCCGTCCGCGCCGGCCGGCCAGAGCTGCGACTGCTCCACCATGGACAGGGTTTCGGCCAACTCGGCCAAGGAGGAGGAGTTCGCCAGCTTCACCCGCAGCTCGGAGCCGACCGAGAAGCCCTTGGTGTACCAGGCGACGTGCTTGCGGAAGTCGATCACGCCGCGGGTCTCGTCCCCCAGCCACTCCCCGAGCAGCTGCGCGTGGCGCACCATCGCCCGCGCCACGTCGGCGAAGCTCGGGCGGGCGTAGTCGACCTCGCCCTCGAAGATCGAGACCAGGTCCTTGAACAGCCACGGCCGGCCGAGGCAGCCGCGTCCGACCACCACCCCGTCGCAACCGGTCTCGCGCATCATCCGCACCGCGTCGTCCGCCGACCAGATGTCGCCGTTGCCGAGCACCGGGATGTGCGCCGGGACGGACTCGCGCAGCCGGGCGATCGCCGACCAGTCCGCCGTGCCCCCGTAGTGCTGGGCGGCGGTGCGCCCGTGCAGGGCGATGGCGGCCACGCCCTCCTCGGCGCCGATCCGGCCCGCGTCCAGGTAGGTGAGGTGGTCGTCGTCGATGCCCTTGCGCATCTTCATGGTGACCGGGAGGTCCCCCGCGTTCGCCACGGCCTCGCGCAACAGCTCGCGCAGCAGGTTGCGCTTGTACGGCAGCGCCGATCCGCCGCCCTTGCGGGTCACCTTGGGGACGGGGCAGCCGAAGTTGAGGTCGATGTGGTCGGCCAGGCCCTCGTCGGCGATCATCCGGGCGGCCTTGCCGACGGTCACCGGGTCCACTCCGTACAGCTGGATCGAGCGCGGCTTCTCGCTCGCGTCGAACTTGATCAGCTGCATGGTCTTGGCGTTGCGCTCGACCAGGGCCCGGGTGGTGATCATCTCGCTCACGTACAGGCCCTTGCCGCCGCTCTGCTCGCGGCAGAGGGTGCGGAAGGGCGCGTTGGTGATGCCGGCCATGGGTGCCAGGACGACCGGCGGCCACACCCGCATCGGGCCGATCGTCAGCGGCGCGAACTCGGAGCTGGTCGCGGGCGCGGCGGCGGCCGCGGGCTCGCCGGCGGCCGCGTTCGCGGCGGCGGGGGCCGTGGCGGGCGCGGGCGCGGGCGCGGATGCCGTGGCGGACGCGGTGGTGTCGAGCGGGGCTGTCATGCGCGGCTGACCTCGTGGACGGGGGCTCGGGACTCTTCATTGTCCCCCACCGCGCGCCGGGGCCGGTCGGCGCTGCTCACCGGGCCCTTCCGGGGGCCGGGCGGTGGGCCTTTGGCCGTGGGCCTTCGTCCGTGGGCCCGCGTCCGTGGGCCCGCGTCCGTCGGCCCTTGTCCGTCAGCCCGCCGCGGTGACGATGCGCACCGAACCCGATGTAGTCACCACCCGGACGGTGTCGGAGCTGGTGGAGTCGGCCAGCTCGGGGTCGATGTGGCGGTCGCCCGGACCGGCGGCGCCGCTGAAGTCGAAGGCGTACCGGGAGCCCTTCGGGAGTCCGATCGCCACCGACCCGGAGGTGGCACCGGCGTCCACCAGCTGCGGCGGCCGCACGAAGCCCAGGTCGATCTCCCCGGAGAAGGCTCTCACCTCCACCCGCGGCGACCCGAGGCCGGCGGCCTTCAGCTCCCCGGAGGTGGTGCGTGCGTACACCTGTCCGGAGAGCCCGGTCAGCCGGATCGTGCCCGAGGTCGCGGTGAGCCGGACGTCCCCGGTGAGGTCCCGGACCTCCAGGGCACCGGACGTCCCGCCGCCGGACACCGACGCCGCGGCCGGCACCTCCAGATCGATCGAGGCGCCGCAGCCGACGTCCACCGCAGGCAGCAGCTGGTTGCAGCGCATCCGGACGGTGAGGACGTCCCCCTGGAAGATCGCCGAGACCGTGGGCTTGCGGACCGTCCAGTCCAGGTACTGCCTCATCGTCACCCGTCCGGGGACGCCCGGCTTGATCCGGACCTCCGCCGTCCCGGTGTCCAGCTCCACCCTGGTCACCGCGACCTGGTAGGAGTGCTCGGACACCGCCTTCTGCTGCACCACCACCGCCCAGGTCTGCACGGCGCCGAACAGCATGGCGAAGGCCAGCGTGAGCGTCCCGGTGATCTGCCAGGCCCGACGTGCGCCCACGGCTACCCGACCTCCAGGAACCGCAGCACCGCGAGCACCCGGCGGTGGCTGTTGTCGGCCGGCGGCAGGTCGAGCTTGGTGAAGATCGAGTTGATGTGCTTCGCCACGGCGCTGTCGCTGACCACCAGGGCGGCGGCGATCGCCGCGTTGGAGCGGCCCTCCGCCATCAGGCCGAGCACGTCCCGCTCGCGCGGGGTCAGCTTCTCCAGCGGATCGCGGTGGCGGCGGACCAGCAGCTGGGCGACCACCTCCGGGTCCAGCGCGGTGCCGCCCTCGGCCACCCGCTGGAGGGCGTCCACGAAGTCGTCCACATTGGCCACCCGCTGCTTGAGCAGGTAGCCCACCCCACTGGTGTTCGTGGCCAGCAGATCGGCCGCGTACCGCTCCTCGACGTACTGCGAGAGCAGCAGCACCGCGACCTCCGGCCACTGCCGGCGGATCATCAGTGCGGCCCGGACGCCCTCGTCGGTGTAGTCGGGCGGCATCCGGACGTCCGCCACCACCACCGCCGGACGGTGCTCCTCGACGGCGGCGAGCAGCGCCTCGGCGTCCCCGACCGCGGCCGCCACCTCGAAGCCCACGGCCTCCAGGACCTTGACCAGACCGACCCTCAGCAGGACCGAGTCCTCGGCGATCACAGCACGCACGGCAACTCCACGGTGATGGTGGTGGGGCCCCCGAGGGGGCTCAGAACGGACAGCGTGCCGTCGACCGAGGCGGCGCGCTTGCGCAGCCCGGTCAGGCCGGTGCCGCGCGCGGCGTCCGCGCCGCCGACACCGTCGTCGCTGACGACCAGGCGCAGCCGGCCGCCCGCCGTCCGCACCGAGAGGTCGACCCGGGAGGCACGGGCGTGCTTGGCGACGTTGGTCAGCGCCTCGGAGACGGTGAAGTAGGCGACCGCCTCGACGGTCGGGGCGACCGGCTCGGTCAGGGCGACGTCGACGCGCACCGGCAGCGGCGAGCGGGCGGCGATGCCGGACAGCGCCGCGTCCAGGCCGCGGTCCTCCAGAACGGCGGGGTGCAGGCCGCGCACGAGGTCCCGCAGTTCGTCGATGGCGGCCTGGGCCTCCTCGTGCGCGTCCACTATCACCTGCATGACCTCGGGCGGGGCGTGTTTGAGGGTGCGCCGGGCCAGGCCCAGGTTCATCGCCAGCGAGGTGAGCCGCTGCTGGGCGCCGTCGTGCAGGTCGCGCTCGATCCGGCGGCGCTCGGCGTCGACGGCGTCGACCAGGCCGGCCCGGCTCTCGGCGATCTCCTCGACCCGGCGCTCCAGGGCCTCCGCCCGGCCGGGGCCGAGCAGCCGCAGGGCCGTCCACTCCTCCAGCCGGGCCAGCAGGACCGTCGCCCACGGCAGCACGAGGAGCAGCAGCACGCCGCCCACGGTGACCGCGACGTCCAGCGTGACCAGCTGCCCGCGGACCGGGCTCGACGACGGCATCAGCCACGTCCAGCCGTAGACGGTGGCCATCACCAGGCCCGCGCCCCAGGCGTAGAGCAGCCCGACGGCGCCGAGCGCGAGCAGCGGGCCCGCGAGCAGGTGGTAGCCGACCTGGCGCCAGCTCACCCCCGTGCGCAGCCCGGTCAGCAGACCGGCCGAGGTCCGGACCGGACGGAGCAGCGGCGGCACCTCGACCCCGCGCAGGGCGCGCAACCGGCCGCGCTGGGCCGTCGTCAGCAGGCGCATGCCGGCCAGGCTCAGGCCGAGGACCAGCAGGAACACCTTGAGGTAGAGGACGGCCAGCCAGATCGGCGCGGCCAGTGGGACGCCGGCGGCTATGAACCGGGTGTCGCGCCAGACGGCCGCCCACAGCGGCCGCCCGACGCTCCTGGCGAGCGCACGGCGCAGCGGGGTGGAGGGCATGACGGACAGCGTAGGGCGCGAAGATCGACGGCCGCCATGAAGGGGAGTGGAGACCTGGGGTGTAGCTGGGTACACCCCTGATTCGGTGTGGTGCACTACCGACAGCGAGCGCCGTCCACGGAAGTCTTGACGGCATGACGAGCACTCCTTCGCACCCCACCACCGCGCCGTACCCGCGGCCCGCCGCCGGTCTCGGCGACGCCGGCGCCGCGTGGGCGCGGCCGGTCGGCCTTCTCGGGTCGGCGGCCCCGCTCGGGCTGCTCGGGCCCTGGTCGGTGCGGGGCGTCCCGGCGTCCCGGGGGCGGGCCGCGCTGGAGGTGTACGAGCACGGCGAGTTGGTCGACGTCGTGGTCGCGGCCCGGCTCGCCCCGGAGCTGCTGCGCGGCGCCCGGCGGTGCCCGGCCCTCGGCGCGCGGGAGTCGTACGGGCTGGTCTGGGGCCGGCTGCCGCAGGGCGGCCCGGCGCCCGCCGTGGGCTTCACCGCCGGGCGGCTGCGCCGGGCGGGGCGGCGGGCCGGGGTGGTCGAGGCACCCGAGGTGGTCACGGTGGCCGGGGAGTTCTGGCTCGCCTGGGCGCGGGGCCCGTTCGACGGCGTCCTGGTGGAGCACCCGGCCGGCCGGGTGCGGCGGTCGCTGGAGCGGGTCCGCCCGCGTGGCCGGAGCGCACGATGAGCGCCGTCCTGCCGGGAGCCCGGCCGACGTCGTTCACCTGGCCGGCTCCGCGCGTCCGGCCGACCCGGCCGACCGCCCCGGCGCTGCCCGGCTGGGCTCCGCAGGTGCCCGCCCTGGCGGCGCTGGCCCTGCTGCCCTGGCTGGCCGTGCTGGTGCTCTGCCACGAGACCGTCTGGGTCGTCCTCGACCTGGGCGAGCTGAGCGCCCTGCTCTGGCTGGACGCGCTGCTGCGCCGCCGCAGTCCGGGCGCGCTCGGGCCCGCCTGCGTGGTGGCGCTGCTGCTCGCGGGCGACGCCCTGGCCGACGTCGGCACCGCCGGACGCGGGCTGCCGCTGCTCGCCGCCCTGGTGATGGCCTGCGGTGTCGAGCTGCCGCTGGCCGTCCTCTGCCTGGCGCTCGGTCGGGGCGCGGCGGCTGCCGAGCCGGGGTCGGGGCCGGTACCGGGCGCGGCGGGCCGGCTCGGCGGCGGCCGGGCCCCGACCGAGCGGCCCGACGGGCGGCCCGACGCCCGGTCCGACGGCCGTCCGGGTCAGAGGCCGCCCGCCATGAGGGCCATCCGTGCCCGGGTCTCCTCGTCCCTGGGGGTGTAGGCGATCAGGCGGGTGCTGGGGCGGGGCCCGAGCCAGAAGCTCGTGTAGTCGCAGTGCAGCAGCCCGACCCCCGGGATGAGGAACTGCTTGAGTCCGTTGCCGGGCCGCTGGACGTCGTGCCGCTGCCAGGCCGCCTCGAAGTCCGGCGAGGCCTTGCGCAGCCGGGCGAGCAGTGCCTTCCAGGCCGGTTCGGCGGTGTGGTCCGCCATGCCCGACCGGAACCGGGCCACCATTCCCTCGCGCTCCTGCTCGTGGTTCACCAGCACGTCCCGGAAGCGCGACGGTGTGAACGCCATCCAGACCAGGTTCCGCTCCTCGAACGGCAACTCGTCGACGTTCCCGACCAGGTGGGTGTAGGAGGGGTTGTGCGCCAGGATGTCGTACCGGGCGTTGATCACCGCCGCCGGCATCGGCGCCATCTGCTCCAGCACCAGCCGCACCGCCGGGGTCACCGTCGGGCACTCCAGCACCGGAGCGGGGTCCTCGGCGGCCGCCAGGGCGAACAGGTGCGACCGCTCGGCCGGATCGAGCCGCAGGGCACGGGCGACGGCGTCCAGTACCTGGGTGGAGACCTGGATGTCCCGGCCCTGCTCCAGCCACGTGTACCAGGTGACCCCCACGGCGGCGAGCTGCGCGAGCTCCTCGCGGCGCAGCCCCGGCGTCCGGCGGCGGCCGGTCGTCGGCAGGCCCACCTGCTCCGGTGCGATCCGCTCGCGGCGGCTGCGCAGGAACGCCGCCAGCTCGTGCCGTCGGGCCTCGGCGGCGAGCGGGGTCGACGGAGCGGCTGCGGGGCTCGCGGTCGCGGTCGACCCGGCGGGCGCGGCGGTGCTTCGGACGGGCGCGGTGGTCAGGCTCATGGACTCAGCATGCGCCATGCGGGAGCCGGGTGCCAGGTACTTCTGATACCTGGATAAGCACACTCTGGTACCAGGTTGTCGGACGGAAGATCGTATGACCCGTGACCCAACAACTCGCCGTCGCCACGACCACCACCGCTACCGCGTCAGCCCGCCCCACCGGCTCCACCACGGCCGGTACCACCACCACCGGTAGCACCACCGCCTCTGCCGCCTCCGGCACCACCTCGCCGAGCAGCGCTTCGATCGGCAGCGCTTCGATCGGCACCGCCGGACTGGTCACCGTACTGCTCGGGGCGTTCCTGCCGATGCTCGACTTCTTCATCGTCAACGTCGCCCTGCCCACCATCGACCGCGACCTCGCCGCCGGCCCCGCCGTGCTGGAGCTGGTCGCCGCCGGGTACGGCATCGCGTTCGCCGTCCTGCTCGTCCTCGGCGGACGGCTCGGCGACATCTTCGGCCGCCGACGGCTCTTCGTGGTCGGCGCCGCCGCGTTCGCCCTCACCTCGCTCGCCTGCGGGCTCGCCCCCGGTGCCTGGTCACTGGTCGCCGCCCGCGCCGCCCAGGGCGCCTCGGCCGCCCTGATCGTCCCCCAGGTCCTCGGCACCATCACCGCCGCCACCCACGGCGCCCGCCGCGCCCACGCGCTCAGCGTCTACGGCGCGGTCGCCGGGATCTCGGTGGTGGTCGGCCAGGTGCTCGGCGGGATGCTGGTCGCCGCCGACGTCCTCGGCACCGGCTGGCGCTCGGTCTTCCTGCTGAACGTCCCGTTCGCCCTGCTCGCCCTCGTGCTCGCCCTCCGGTACGTGCCGGAGAGCCGCTCCCCGCAGGCCGCCCGGGTGGACGTCCTGGGCACCCTCCTGCTCACCGCGACCATGCTCGCCCTGCTCGTCCCGCTGATGGAGGGCCGCGCCGCCGGCTGGCCGCTCTGGTCCTGGGTGCTGCTCGCGCTCTCCCCGGTGCTCGCGGTCGCCTTCGCCCTGGTCGAGACCCGCGCCGAACGCCGGGGCGCCACCCCGCTGGTGCCGCCCAGCCTGCTGCGGATCCCCGAGATGCGGCGCGGGCTCGGCATCGCCCTCCCCTACTTCGGCGGCTTCGGCGGCTTCATGTTCGTGATCGCGATCGCCCTCCAGCAGGGCCTGCGGCTCGGCCCGGTGGCGGCCGGCTGGGCGCTCGTCCCGATGGCCGTCGGCTACTTCGGGGCCTCGCTCGCCGGCCCCCGGCTGATCGGCCGCTTCGGCAGCCGGGTACTGACCGCCGGCGCCGTCGTCCAGGCGCTCGGCCTGGCCGCCCTGATCCTGACGGTGCTCGCCGACTGGTCGCACTTCTCCCCACTGCGGATGGCCCCCGGGGTCGCGCTCGCGGGCATCGGGCAGGGCCTGATCGGCACCCCGCTGTTCCGGGTGGTCCTCTCCAAGGTGCCCGCCGACCGCGCGGGCGTCGGCAGCGGCGTCCTCGCCACCAGCCAGCAGTCCAGCCTGGCCCTCGGCGTGGCCACCCTCGGCAGCCTCTACCTGGCCCTCGCCCCGACCGTGGGCATGGACCGCGCGCTGGCCCTCTGCCTCGCCGTCCAACTGCTGGGCTCCTTCAGCATCCTGTACCTGACCACCCGGCTCCCCCGCTCCATCGGGTGACCCCGGACGGCCGGGTCACGACCGGCTCCCGCACAGCCCGCGCGCCCGCCCGCGAAGTCGCGGTCGGGCGCGCTCGGGTG of the Kitasatospora sp. NBC_01246 genome contains:
- a CDS encoding response regulator transcription factor; its protein translation is MRAVIAEDSVLLRVGLVKVLEAVGFEVAAAVGDAEALLAAVEEHRPAVVVADVRMPPDYTDEGVRAALMIRRQWPEVAVLLLSQYVEERYAADLLATNTSGVGYLLKQRVANVDDFVDALQRVAEGGTALDPEVVAQLLVRRHRDPLEKLTPRERDVLGLMAEGRSNAAIAAALVVSDSAVAKHINSIFTKLDLPPADNSHRRVLAVLRFLEVG
- a CDS encoding helix-turn-helix transcriptional regulator — its product is MSLTTAPVRSTAAPAGSTATASPAAAPSTPLAAEARRHELAAFLRSRRERIAPEQVGLPTTGRRRTPGLRREELAQLAAVGVTWYTWLEQGRDIQVSTQVLDAVARALRLDPAERSHLFALAAAEDPAPVLECPTVTPAVRLVLEQMAPMPAAVINARYDILAHNPSYTHLVGNVDELPFEERNLVWMAFTPSRFRDVLVNHEQEREGMVARFRSGMADHTAEPAWKALLARLRKASPDFEAAWQRHDVQRPGNGLKQFLIPGVGLLHCDYTSFWLGPRPSTRLIAYTPRDEETRARMALMAGGL
- a CDS encoding DUF4097 family beta strand repeat-containing protein; translated protein: MGARRAWQITGTLTLAFAMLFGAVQTWAVVVQQKAVSEHSYQVAVTRVELDTGTAEVRIKPGVPGRVTMRQYLDWTVRKPTVSAIFQGDVLTVRMRCNQLLPAVDVGCGASIDLEVPAAASVSGGGTSGALEVRDLTGDVRLTATSGTIRLTGLSGQVYARTTSGELKAAGLGSPRVEVRAFSGEIDLGFVRPPQLVDAGATSGSVAIGLPKGSRYAFDFSGAAGPGDRHIDPELADSTSSDTVRVVTTSGSVRIVTAAG
- the ppdK gene encoding pyruvate, phosphate dikinase — protein: MPSQQKFVYSFTEGNKDLKDLLGGKGANLAEMTNLGLPVPPGFTITTEACKVFLETGSEPASLHKEISAHLDALEQEMGKQLGQADDPLLVSVRSGAKFSMPGMMDTVLNIGLSDTSVVGLVAQSGNERFAWDSYRRLVQMFGKTVLGVDGELFEEALDEAKHAKGTVNDLDLDASDLQELVEVFKGIVQRETGRAFPQDPREQMDLAIHAVFHSWNGDRARLYRRQERIPNDLGTAVNVCSMVFGNLGEDSGTGVAFTRDPSTGAVGVYGDYLSNAQGEDVVAGIRNTLPLADLEQLDKRSYDELMTIMQKLENHYRDLCDIEFTIERGKLWMLQTRVGKRTAAAAFRIAVQLVDQGLIDLDEALMRVTGGQLSQLMFPRFAPNAESKQIAWGLAASPGAAIGKVVFDSYTAVKWSRSGEKVILVRRETNPDDLDGMIAAEGILTSRGGKTSHAAVVARGMGKTCVCGAEELEVDTKRRRMTTSDGLVLEEGDIVSIDGASGKVYLGEVPVLPSPVVEYFEGTLHAGADVQGGLVQAVHRLMSHADGRRRLAVRANADNSEDGGRARRYGAQGIGLCRTEHMFLGEERRKEVEHLILADNDKDRETALSTLLPLQKGDFLELFQAMDGLPVTVRLLDPPLHEFLPDITELSVRVALAEARKDPNENDLRLLQAVHKLHEQNPMLGLRGVRLGLVIPGLFGMQVRAIAEAAAERKLAGGDPRPEVMIPLVGTVQELELVRDECDRVLAEVAQSTGVQLDIKLGTMIELPRAALTAGQIAEAAEFFSFGTNDLTQTVWGFSRDDVEASFFTAYLEKGIFGVSPFETIDRDGVGALVKHAVEAGRATRPDLKLGVCGEHGGDPESVHFFHEVGLDYVSCSPFRIPVARLEAGRAAIETAGSDSR
- the dusB gene encoding tRNA dihydrouridine synthase DusB — protein: MRVWPPVVLAPMAGITNAPFRTLCREQSGGKGLYVSEMITTRALVERNAKTMQLIKFDASEKPRSIQLYGVDPVTVGKAARMIADEGLADHIDLNFGCPVPKVTRKGGGSALPYKRNLLRELLREAVANAGDLPVTMKMRKGIDDDHLTYLDAGRIGAEEGVAAIALHGRTAAQHYGGTADWSAIARLRESVPAHIPVLGNGDIWSADDAVRMMRETGCDGVVVGRGCLGRPWLFKDLVSIFEGEVDYARPSFADVARAMVRHAQLLGEWLGDETRGVIDFRKHVAWYTKGFSVGSELRVKLANSSSLAELAETLSMVEQSQLWPAGADGPRGRTSGNNRVVLPEGWLDDPYDCALPSADAESDTSGG
- a CDS encoding MFS transporter, whose protein sequence is MLDFFIVNVALPTIDRDLAAGPAVLELVAAGYGIAFAVLLVLGGRLGDIFGRRRLFVVGAAAFALTSLACGLAPGAWSLVAARAAQGASAALIVPQVLGTITAATHGARRAHALSVYGAVAGISVVVGQVLGGMLVAADVLGTGWRSVFLLNVPFALLALVLALRYVPESRSPQAARVDVLGTLLLTATMLALLVPLMEGRAAGWPLWSWVLLALSPVLAVAFALVETRAERRGATPLVPPSLLRIPEMRRGLGIALPYFGGFGGFMFVIAIALQQGLRLGPVAAGWALVPMAVGYFGASLAGPRLIGRFGSRVLTAGAVVQALGLAALILTVLADWSHFSPLRMAPGVALAGIGQGLIGTPLFRVVLSKVPADRAGVGSGVLATSQQSSLALGVATLGSLYLALAPTVGMDRALALCLAVQLLGSFSILYLTTRLPRSIG
- a CDS encoding sensor histidine kinase yields the protein MPSTPLRRALARSVGRPLWAAVWRDTRFIAAGVPLAAPIWLAVLYLKVFLLVLGLSLAGMRLLTTAQRGRLRALRGVEVPPLLRPVRTSAGLLTGLRTGVSWRQVGYHLLAGPLLALGAVGLLYAWGAGLVMATVYGWTWLMPSSSPVRGQLVTLDVAVTVGGVLLLLVLPWATVLLARLEEWTALRLLGPGRAEALERRVEEIAESRAGLVDAVDAERRRIERDLHDGAQQRLTSLAMNLGLARRTLKHAPPEVMQVIVDAHEEAQAAIDELRDLVRGLHPAVLEDRGLDAALSGIAARSPLPVRVDVALTEPVAPTVEAVAYFTVSEALTNVAKHARASRVDLSVRTAGGRLRLVVSDDGVGGADAARGTGLTGLRKRAASVDGTLSVLSPLGGPTTITVELPCVL